The Marivivens sp. LCG002 genome contains a region encoding:
- a CDS encoding helicase-related protein, whose protein sequence is MNIGDNHMDARQRVVDRLHEDLVGPYSEDEILRDSPAEVYFSGILYAQKTPVSSIEPEDATIVSDDDDETSDKTPPNTFRPSSMGVSFAIAPKDGNEALIAISVSVGTYEAHATENSSKGNPFNWHRHQKNKTFSVELSDRTPSEITPISEIPGLGYWVRCRRHKKLFLVTVMLVNQQTNSKSADAVARDTANFYQARFSLEADPDFGLIVPKPSVHQKSADPEIQSNSMLYRDAPEYAVGHTCSVSWRQDQDSAVTLSSEWLPTVEVPIASASGDEEFFSNLAGQGESFVLGAEWLSEADGSEVVVGLAEFCQCYSDWIAAQDLRIASLTPEHHETARRHLDACRQALNRMLEGAKLLANDPEALLAFRLANRALWLQNEWKRRGAPEIRPLVWRPFQLAFGLLCLSSTSNPTDTDRAVMDLLWFPTGGGKTEAYLLLAAYVVFLRRLKARGAAAGAGVTIFMRYTLRLLTAQQFQRAASMILACDMLRRGDEKCPGIQLPDHFQSDASISIGLWVGKDTSPNTVKKVGEDGSPAQVADCPICGEKLDWSVDNNGERVLATCSDETCSANGDAGHLPFWTVDEDVYRELPSLLIGTADKFVQIVSKPETGRLFGLADAQRNPPDLIIQDELHLISGPLGTMAGLFETAIDALCSHKGHRPKIIGSTATIRRADDQIRSLFNRESSQFPPPGIDQSNSGFAYTKQDSPGRLYVGITSAGRTASYIYQAISASLLQAASDPGFVGADADKYWTLVGYFNSLRELGSASIIMQDDVTHSIQLISERRAEKERHLQPPTELTSRVKSDKIKEELKNLELDRNSGAAADIVLASNMISVGMDIRRLGLMLVNGQPKTIAEYIQATSRVGRSNVPGLVITLYNANKMRDRSRYESFPTWHGALYRDVEATGVTPFAPRARDKALHAPFVAMVRHLVPEMLYSPNDAQKYRARLEDLIDRICERVSTIDEPEAEATRKELIDFLENWIRRGNLKGYWDDWSDAALLISAEKAAESQASNFSKGLARATPNTLRSVEASTKFVITEQST, encoded by the coding sequence ATGAACATTGGCGACAATCATATGGACGCACGCCAGCGTGTTGTGGATCGACTGCATGAAGACTTGGTGGGCCCCTATAGCGAAGATGAAATTCTCCGCGATAGCCCGGCCGAAGTTTATTTCTCAGGGATACTATATGCTCAGAAGACCCCTGTTTCGAGCATCGAACCCGAAGATGCCACGATAGTAAGCGATGACGATGACGAAACATCAGACAAGACCCCACCAAACACGTTTCGACCAAGTTCGATGGGCGTTTCGTTTGCGATTGCGCCAAAGGACGGCAATGAGGCACTGATCGCGATTTCAGTTTCGGTCGGCACCTACGAAGCGCACGCCACGGAAAACTCGAGCAAGGGAAACCCCTTCAATTGGCATCGGCACCAGAAAAATAAGACCTTCTCAGTCGAATTGAGCGATCGAACTCCAAGCGAAATCACGCCTATTTCTGAGATACCCGGGCTGGGATATTGGGTGCGATGCAGGAGGCATAAGAAGCTCTTCCTCGTAACGGTCATGCTGGTGAACCAACAGACGAATTCCAAGTCGGCTGACGCAGTCGCACGTGATACCGCAAACTTTTATCAAGCCCGTTTCAGTTTAGAGGCAGACCCCGATTTTGGTCTGATTGTGCCCAAACCGTCAGTGCATCAGAAAAGTGCTGATCCGGAAATTCAGTCAAATTCCATGCTCTACAGGGATGCGCCGGAGTATGCGGTCGGTCACACCTGCTCAGTGAGCTGGAGACAAGATCAGGATAGCGCTGTTACTCTGTCTTCGGAATGGTTGCCCACGGTGGAGGTTCCAATCGCGAGCGCAAGCGGCGATGAGGAGTTTTTCAGCAATCTCGCCGGCCAAGGGGAAAGCTTTGTCCTTGGGGCGGAATGGCTGTCCGAAGCTGACGGCTCTGAGGTCGTGGTCGGCCTCGCTGAATTTTGCCAGTGTTACTCTGACTGGATTGCGGCACAGGACTTGAGGATCGCCTCCCTAACTCCTGAACACCATGAAACCGCCCGAAGGCACTTAGACGCCTGCCGGCAAGCATTGAACCGAATGTTGGAGGGTGCGAAACTACTCGCCAACGATCCCGAAGCCCTGTTGGCCTTCAGGCTCGCAAACCGAGCTCTGTGGCTCCAAAACGAATGGAAACGTCGAGGCGCCCCAGAAATCCGGCCCCTTGTGTGGCGACCATTTCAGTTGGCGTTTGGACTTCTGTGCCTCAGTTCTACCAGTAACCCAACGGACACGGACCGCGCAGTTATGGACTTGCTCTGGTTTCCCACCGGCGGCGGCAAGACAGAAGCATACCTTCTCCTAGCTGCATATGTCGTGTTCTTACGTAGGCTGAAAGCTCGTGGTGCGGCAGCGGGCGCCGGAGTAACTATTTTTATGCGCTATACGCTCAGGCTGCTGACCGCCCAGCAATTTCAACGCGCTGCTTCCATGATCCTCGCATGCGACATGCTGCGCCGCGGGGATGAAAAATGTCCGGGCATTCAACTTCCGGATCATTTCCAATCAGATGCTTCTATTTCTATCGGTCTTTGGGTAGGAAAGGACACAAGCCCAAATACAGTGAAAAAGGTGGGCGAGGACGGTTCACCTGCGCAAGTAGCGGATTGTCCCATTTGTGGCGAAAAACTTGATTGGTCTGTGGACAATAACGGTGAAAGAGTTCTCGCAACCTGCTCCGATGAGACATGTTCGGCCAACGGAGATGCTGGTCACCTGCCCTTTTGGACGGTTGATGAAGACGTCTACCGCGAACTTCCTTCACTGCTGATCGGCACGGCCGACAAGTTCGTCCAAATTGTCAGCAAGCCAGAAACCGGCAGGCTTTTTGGGTTGGCGGACGCCCAACGCAACCCACCGGATCTGATTATTCAGGACGAACTGCATCTGATCTCTGGGCCATTGGGAACTATGGCAGGGCTTTTTGAAACGGCCATCGACGCGCTTTGCTCGCACAAGGGACATAGGCCCAAGATCATCGGATCTACAGCAACAATCAGGCGAGCTGACGATCAGATCAGATCTCTCTTCAACCGGGAATCGTCTCAGTTTCCTCCACCCGGCATCGATCAGTCGAATTCCGGTTTCGCATACACAAAACAGGACAGCCCGGGCCGACTGTATGTGGGGATAACGTCCGCTGGTCGGACGGCCAGTTACATCTATCAGGCAATCTCTGCCTCTCTCTTGCAAGCGGCCTCCGATCCGGGCTTCGTCGGCGCCGACGCGGACAAATACTGGACGCTTGTCGGCTATTTCAACTCGCTGCGGGAACTCGGCAGTGCCTCAATCATCATGCAGGACGACGTTACGCACAGCATTCAGCTGATTTCTGAGCGTCGAGCTGAAAAAGAGCGACACTTACAGCCACCCACCGAACTCACCAGCCGGGTCAAGTCGGACAAAATCAAAGAAGAGCTGAAGAATCTTGAACTGGACCGAAACAGTGGCGCCGCAGCTGACATTGTATTGGCCTCGAACATGATCTCCGTCGGGATGGATATCAGGCGCCTCGGCCTCATGCTCGTCAATGGACAACCCAAGACCATTGCAGAATACATCCAAGCGACGAGCCGCGTTGGACGCTCCAACGTGCCAGGGCTCGTCATAACGCTCTACAACGCCAACAAGATGCGAGACCGTAGCCGATATGAGAGCTTCCCTACCTGGCATGGTGCGCTTTATCGCGATGTAGAAGCCACCGGGGTGACACCATTCGCTCCAAGAGCGCGGGATAAGGCGCTACATGCGCCTTTTGTGGCAATGGTCAGGCACCTTGTCCCGGAAATGCTTTATTCACCAAACGATGCCCAAAAGTATCGGGCACGACTCGAAGATTTGATCGATAGGATCTGTGAGCGTGTCTCAACTATTGACGAACCCGAAGCCGAGGCAACGCGGAAAGAACTTATTGACTTCCTTGAGAATTGGATCCGCCGGGGAAATCTGAAAGGCTATTGGGACGACTGGTCGGACGCAGCTCTGTTGATCTCTGCTGAAAAAGCGGCAGAGAGCCAAGCCTCGAATTTCTCGAAAGGCCTCGCCAGAGCGACACCGAACACACTGCGATCAGTAGAGGCGTCCACCAAATTTGTGATTACAGAGCAGAGCACATGA
- a CDS encoding IS3 family transposase has translation MDDSIKRWTAKRKTALVSEIIQGKTTVAEASRSFDLTPSEIEGWVEDAKRGMENSLRANPLDIREQYEKQLKDLQEAYGEAMLELRARKKAASPAGCAGRELIRSIQQGLLSEGIMVSIAKLCAWFGVPRRTVYYTPTKAAPKVDPRFADPIKEMIEQEPSFGYRTVAWLLGFNKNTVQRIFQLKGWQVRKRAIGMRPRIQAVPSVATAPNERWSTDLARVWTGKDGWASLALVIDCHTRELLGWHLSRSGKATTATAALEHALIARFGTLGRVEREFLLRSDNGLVFTSRHFTALVRSYGLRQEFITPHCPQQNGMVERVIRTLKEQCTHRHRFESIQHATRVIGDWISFYNHRRPHQALAMRTPAEAFRLAA, from the coding sequence ATGGACGACAGCATCAAACGGTGGACGGCGAAGCGTAAGACGGCGCTCGTCAGCGAGATCATTCAGGGCAAGACAACGGTGGCTGAAGCCAGCCGGTCGTTCGACCTAACGCCTTCCGAGATCGAGGGCTGGGTCGAGGACGCAAAGCGGGGCATGGAGAATTCCCTGCGTGCCAACCCGCTCGACATCCGAGAGCAATACGAGAAGCAGTTGAAGGATCTGCAGGAAGCTTATGGCGAGGCCATGCTGGAGCTGCGTGCGCGAAAAAAAGCTGCAAGCCCTGCTGGATGCGCAGGACGGGAATTGATCCGGAGTATCCAGCAGGGCTTGCTGTCAGAGGGTATCATGGTGTCGATCGCCAAGCTTTGTGCCTGGTTCGGCGTGCCACGGCGGACGGTCTATTACACGCCGACCAAAGCTGCTCCGAAGGTCGATCCCCGCTTCGCAGATCCGATCAAGGAAATGATCGAGCAGGAGCCGTCATTTGGCTATCGCACGGTCGCGTGGCTGCTCGGCTTCAACAAAAACACGGTGCAGCGGATCTTCCAGCTCAAGGGCTGGCAAGTTCGCAAGCGCGCGATTGGTATGAGACCGAGGATCCAAGCGGTGCCCTCCGTCGCTACAGCGCCCAATGAGCGGTGGTCGACCGACTTGGCACGAGTCTGGACCGGCAAGGATGGCTGGGCCTCGCTGGCGTTGGTGATCGACTGTCACACGCGCGAGCTGTTGGGCTGGCATCTGTCCCGCTCGGGCAAGGCGACCACGGCCACTGCCGCGCTTGAGCACGCTTTGATTGCTCGCTTCGGGACGCTCGGCCGGGTCGAGCGGGAGTTCCTGCTGAGGTCTGATAATGGTCTCGTCTTCACAAGCAGACACTTCACGGCCTTGGTTCGCAGCTATGGTTTGAGGCAGGAGTTCATTACCCCGCACTGCCCCCAGCAGAATGGCATGGTTGAGCGCGTAATCCGGACCCTGAAAGAGCAATGCACTCACCGGCATCGCTTCGAAAGTATCCAGCACGCGACGCGCGTCATCGGCGACTGGATCAGCTTCTATAATCACCGCCGCCCTCATCAGGCTCTTGCAATGCGCACGCCTGCCGAGGCATTCAGATTAGCGGCTTAA
- the drmB gene encoding DrmB family protein, which produces MKDVGSIRRSQIIGPFGPGSIVDFRLSSSRGALLSGVMQGLEAWDGYSGPNKGLNDPNLIREPRLEAKLAIKGFRPPLIGQYTFQNEKRERVLPVRRFPDWQSCPDCHVIQKSGMWAPSRGGDSLHCGHCVGRPAVVPVRFVAICEHGHLNDFPWDKWINHKPDCKQPLLKLITVGAGIAGLRLKCTGCSETRSIAEAFSPNGIPGHACRGGRPWLGDYETGCEAPARITQRGASNTYFPVVESAITLPDWRAHFYDRLGANRSVLEDFDDDRDMLLRIVQKRVAPEWDGSESAEEICDLYFEAKDKDAEDAVADLKLAEFRMLSTDTRGSELGKKDLLNAAQEVPETLRGLVSFISSVERLREVRALTGFTRLKASVAGKPAPLPLSKSPKDWLPGIEVNGEGIFVALDKSAVQAWETSPAVETHIRRLQSQWIDAKNSAGENPTSLPEGLSARYILIHTLAHALISELSLESGYSSTSLRERLYVDSNMAGLLIYTSTSDADGTMGGLSRQAAPSRFEHSFLRAVSTQELCSADPLCSGGLASDGASGNHAACHSCVFLPETSCESFNSFLDRTLLCASDFAFFQDLSEGKPRKRTASLSTNDSIASISTPSPHMEAVKVAEVPAFQDESGIIEFGNTLRSDDLIKLDFSRIGFATPSGMLLLSRHIRRAVDRGIVVGHVGVEPNGYAANVGFYEHCGIEVPRREASGGENYLPLQAVDLDKWRSDAEKSSLSLGELADQRVGRMAFLIARATRGKLFDLMKYCLREIVRNALEHGNGDTMWISGQYWPARDTVELSIFDNGIGILRSLQRNEKFSNIGDDLKALRLAVLPSTSGVHKQESSNRTGPETTDDRWKNSGFGLYVTSQLARRKGYFVIGSGSKFLRIGSHRYEKGDFSLPGTYVSMNFSVADLQRAAAEVGAIVKKGESIAQRYVSKDADVFASAASKEIFQ; this is translated from the coding sequence ATGAAAGACGTTGGATCGATCCGCAGAAGTCAGATCATCGGACCCTTTGGGCCCGGCTCAATTGTCGACTTCAGGCTTTCTTCGTCTCGAGGAGCACTTCTTTCCGGCGTGATGCAGGGTCTTGAAGCTTGGGACGGCTATAGCGGCCCGAACAAGGGGCTGAATGACCCGAATTTAATCCGTGAGCCGCGTCTGGAAGCCAAACTCGCGATCAAAGGCTTTCGCCCCCCATTGATCGGACAATATACGTTCCAGAATGAAAAGCGTGAACGGGTCCTTCCGGTGCGTCGCTTCCCCGACTGGCAATCCTGCCCGGATTGTCACGTGATACAGAAGTCGGGAATGTGGGCTCCGTCACGCGGAGGAGACAGTCTTCACTGCGGCCATTGCGTGGGCCGACCCGCGGTTGTGCCCGTGCGTTTTGTCGCGATCTGTGAGCATGGTCATCTGAATGATTTCCCGTGGGATAAATGGATCAACCACAAACCCGACTGCAAACAACCGCTCTTGAAGCTGATCACAGTTGGCGCCGGGATCGCTGGATTACGGCTCAAATGCACCGGCTGCTCTGAAACAAGGTCGATCGCCGAAGCTTTCTCTCCAAACGGCATACCCGGACATGCTTGTAGAGGGGGTCGTCCATGGCTCGGTGACTACGAGACCGGTTGCGAAGCACCTGCGAGGATAACGCAACGCGGCGCGAGTAACACCTATTTCCCGGTAGTCGAAAGCGCGATCACGTTGCCGGATTGGCGAGCTCATTTCTACGACCGCTTAGGCGCCAACCGCTCGGTATTGGAGGACTTTGATGATGATCGCGATATGCTACTTCGCATTGTTCAAAAGCGGGTCGCTCCTGAATGGGATGGAAGCGAAAGCGCGGAGGAAATCTGTGATTTGTATTTCGAAGCAAAGGACAAAGACGCCGAAGATGCTGTAGCCGATCTTAAGTTAGCCGAGTTTCGGATGCTGAGCACTGATACACGTGGCTCTGAACTTGGGAAAAAGGATCTTCTGAATGCGGCTCAGGAAGTTCCAGAAACCCTACGTGGACTCGTGTCCTTTATCTCAAGTGTCGAACGCCTCCGAGAGGTCCGCGCCCTAACTGGCTTCACTCGGCTCAAAGCTTCAGTAGCAGGAAAACCAGCGCCATTGCCCCTTTCGAAAAGTCCGAAAGATTGGCTGCCCGGAATAGAAGTGAACGGTGAGGGCATCTTCGTCGCGCTCGATAAATCAGCAGTGCAAGCTTGGGAAACCTCTCCGGCCGTGGAAACGCATATACGTCGCCTTCAATCGCAGTGGATTGATGCGAAAAATTCGGCAGGTGAGAATCCGACAAGCCTGCCGGAAGGACTAAGCGCGCGCTACATACTTATACACACTCTCGCACATGCACTCATTTCTGAACTTTCCTTGGAAAGCGGTTACTCGTCGACATCACTCCGGGAACGGCTTTACGTCGACTCCAACATGGCGGGACTTCTGATCTACACATCCACGTCAGATGCCGACGGCACGATGGGCGGGCTATCGAGACAAGCTGCTCCATCACGATTTGAGCATAGTTTCTTGCGAGCCGTCAGCACTCAGGAACTTTGCTCCGCAGACCCGCTTTGTAGCGGTGGTCTCGCGAGCGACGGAGCGTCCGGCAATCACGCCGCCTGCCACAGCTGCGTTTTTCTGCCCGAGACCAGCTGTGAAAGCTTCAACTCTTTCCTTGACCGAACTCTGCTCTGCGCAAGCGACTTCGCCTTTTTTCAAGACTTGTCCGAAGGCAAGCCTCGGAAGAGAACAGCATCTCTCTCAACGAACGACTCAATTGCATCAATTTCAACCCCATCCCCCCACATGGAAGCTGTGAAGGTGGCGGAAGTTCCAGCTTTCCAGGACGAGTCGGGAATTATTGAATTCGGCAACACGCTCCGCTCTGATGATCTGATAAAATTGGACTTCAGTAGAATTGGATTTGCGACGCCCTCCGGAATGCTGCTGCTTTCGAGGCACATCCGACGTGCGGTGGATCGAGGCATTGTTGTGGGCCATGTCGGCGTAGAACCAAACGGCTATGCGGCGAACGTTGGTTTCTACGAGCACTGTGGGATCGAAGTCCCCCGGCGAGAAGCTTCCGGCGGAGAGAACTATCTGCCGCTGCAAGCCGTTGACCTAGACAAATGGCGTAGTGATGCCGAAAAAAGCTCTTTGAGCTTAGGTGAGTTGGCTGATCAACGAGTTGGCAGAATGGCCTTTCTGATCGCGCGTGCCACGAGGGGCAAACTTTTCGACCTTATGAAGTATTGCCTCCGTGAAATCGTCAGGAATGCATTGGAACACGGCAACGGGGATACGATGTGGATTAGCGGTCAATACTGGCCCGCGCGAGACACGGTCGAGCTCTCGATTTTTGACAATGGCATCGGCATTCTTAGGTCTTTGCAACGAAACGAGAAATTTTCAAATATTGGAGACGACCTGAAGGCCTTACGTCTCGCAGTTCTGCCGAGCACATCCGGCGTCCATAAACAGGAAAGCTCAAATAGAACGGGCCCAGAAACGACAGATGACCGATGGAAGAACTCTGGGTTCGGTCTCTATGTCACCAGTCAGCTTGCAAGAAGAAAAGGTTATTTCGTGATCGGCTCTGGCTCGAAGTTCCTTCGGATCGGGTCCCACAGATACGAGAAAGGGGATTTCTCCCTGCCAGGCACTTACGTATCCATGAATTTCTCCGTAGCGGATCTCCAAAGAGCGGCGGCCGAGGTCGGCGCGATCGTCAAGAAAGGCGAAAGCATTGCTCAACGCTATGTATCCAAGGATGCCGACGTCTTCGCATCAGCCGCATCCAAAGAGATCTTTCAATAA
- the dcm gene encoding DNA (cytosine-5-)-methyltransferase yields MEIKRIDFASAILAKRSNMGLNQREFAELLGLGDGGERTIGGWERGEHIPTAAKMAKINALPDRIPFTSPYSSQPDKALFRFIDLFAGIGGIRLPFQERGGHCVFTSEWDKFAQKSYAANYGEVPHGDITKIAASDIPEHDLLLAGFPCQAFSQAGLRQGFCDTRGTMFFEIQRILAYHRPKAFLLENVKQLRGHDKGRTLATILSILRGEDVPAIPDDVPMSEDARKSLGTRLNYRVGFSVLAARNFGVPQNRERVYIIGFDREQVSEANARDLPREIFEQLEKRKSDTKLGDILETNASVDPKYTISDRLLAGHKRRLLQHKAKGNGFGYSLFNRDSAYCNTISARYYKDGSEILIDQSDIGRNPRKLTPRECARIQGFPEEFNVDAVSDVQNYRQFGNSVSVPVIRAIAEEMTGYLR; encoded by the coding sequence ATGGAAATCAAGCGCATTGACTTTGCTTCTGCAATCCTAGCGAAGCGAAGCAACATGGGCCTGAACCAAAGGGAATTTGCAGAGCTTCTTGGACTTGGAGATGGAGGTGAGCGAACAATCGGTGGATGGGAGCGAGGTGAACATATTCCAACAGCCGCTAAGATGGCTAAAATCAATGCGCTACCAGATCGCATTCCCTTTACCAGCCCCTATTCAAGCCAGCCTGACAAAGCTCTTTTTCGCTTCATCGACCTATTCGCCGGGATCGGTGGGATAAGATTGCCATTCCAGGAGCGCGGCGGGCACTGTGTGTTTACCTCTGAGTGGGACAAGTTCGCGCAAAAATCATACGCAGCAAATTATGGCGAGGTGCCCCATGGGGACATCACTAAGATAGCTGCTTCGGACATACCCGAGCATGACCTACTTCTTGCAGGCTTCCCTTGTCAGGCCTTCTCACAAGCAGGTCTTCGTCAAGGCTTCTGTGATACTCGTGGAACCATGTTTTTTGAGATCCAACGCATACTTGCCTATCACAGGCCCAAAGCCTTTTTACTCGAAAATGTTAAGCAGCTCCGCGGTCATGATAAAGGGCGAACGTTAGCCACCATATTATCCATATTGCGTGGCGAAGACGTTCCCGCCATTCCCGATGATGTTCCGATGAGTGAAGACGCCCGAAAGAGCCTTGGAACCCGCCTAAATTACCGCGTGGGATTTAGTGTGCTAGCCGCCCGCAACTTTGGTGTGCCGCAAAACAGAGAGCGCGTCTATATCATCGGTTTTGATCGAGAGCAGGTGAGTGAAGCTAATGCAAGAGACCTGCCGAGAGAAATCTTCGAGCAACTTGAAAAGCGCAAGAGTGATACCAAGCTGGGAGACATCCTTGAGACGAACGCGTCTGTCGATCCCAAATACACGATATCTGATCGCCTACTTGCAGGTCACAAGCGGCGCCTTCTTCAGCATAAAGCCAAGGGGAATGGCTTCGGTTATAGCCTCTTTAACCGTGACAGTGCCTACTGCAACACGATCAGCGCACGCTACTATAAAGACGGAAGCGAGATCTTAATTGATCAGTCAGACATAGGCCGAAACCCTCGTAAGCTCACCCCTCGCGAATGCGCACGCATTCAAGGCTTTCCCGAAGAGTTCAATGTCGATGCTGTCTCCGACGTGCAGAACTATCGCCAGTTCGGGAACTCAGTATCCGTTCCAGTGATCCGCGCTATTGCCGAGGAGATGACAGGTTACCTAAGGTGA
- a CDS encoding UvrD-helicase domain-containing protein, whose translation MKFNQKKSLKGNCIVETVVPKLGQKIFETQMTLRQILADFLRHELFSLGSLSRSKSISVLTVKAQTLGVEKAISHALAIEVLDDLVLTGDIGAWTSFGEPMVLLLDRRMMPVDGQDTIILGGPPMDGDPFGILRRIATDTVFEQEAFEFRPELSEAETQSIAALVDLGEWSPALALSPGLRRVLLHLGCEPDGKLSRHADDFLKEWLQTVTALSQGGGLDVSQQVVVSQEKHARLVVTAGPGCGKTHTASARVIELVKSGVSPASIHLITFTRVAAQEISERVKSALADQVYGAGIQCFTLDSFAWHLIGSIEDQDTSGGFDKSILRASALLSAREQRLLDWVGRIGHLVIDEAQDVVGIRQKLSIQLIAALPASVGVTVFGDWAQAIYGAWSDQNANVSQPASNLHAHILASEGWKKLELSFNHRAGSAKLKAFALDARACLGNIELQAKERYLLVRELLENAASTQGADLLDRRIPWSFDNLILTRSRMAAEAASARLSLRGRPHRLKLSGHTHVVEPLIGAICAGKTVGEPLTQGDVEQRIEALSPAPFGWTPDEAFVLLKSVAGTGKAAPRLSDIIVKIEQSPVHITHDYIGQSGPLIGSVHGAKGKEAEDVFFLMPPIPNYEDVDWDEEARVLFVAGSRASKRLHLGRTRQVFGRVEQDGSRWISGQDGGLALSGSDGLTPLPGRGPVDAIWGATFDQPLCTFRRESVTSEWQLVLQNGHAVATAIDPLAMNLNYLANEALSLPFGSLRVAGATTVATTRRDGKPIGVALLPVLQGTVRSGSQSSEKRIT comes from the coding sequence ATGAAATTCAATCAAAAAAAATCCTTGAAGGGCAACTGCATTGTTGAAACTGTGGTGCCCAAACTGGGGCAGAAAATCTTTGAAACTCAAATGACACTACGACAGATTCTTGCCGATTTTCTGCGACACGAGTTATTTTCACTTGGATCTCTATCGCGATCTAAGTCCATCTCGGTGCTTACGGTCAAAGCGCAGACTCTTGGAGTTGAGAAAGCAATCTCCCACGCCTTGGCAATCGAGGTCCTTGATGACTTGGTTCTTACAGGCGACATTGGTGCATGGACGTCTTTTGGAGAACCGATGGTCCTCTTGCTTGATCGTCGGATGATGCCTGTTGATGGACAAGATACAATTATTCTCGGAGGACCGCCGATGGATGGAGACCCGTTTGGGATTCTCCGCCGAATTGCAACGGATACTGTATTCGAGCAGGAAGCGTTCGAATTCAGGCCAGAACTCTCGGAAGCAGAAACACAATCAATCGCAGCGCTGGTTGATTTAGGCGAATGGTCGCCTGCATTAGCACTATCACCGGGTCTCCGAAGGGTTTTGCTGCATCTGGGCTGCGAGCCGGACGGGAAACTCTCGCGACATGCGGACGATTTCCTGAAAGAATGGTTGCAGACGGTCACTGCTCTGTCCCAAGGTGGCGGCTTGGACGTCAGCCAACAGGTTGTAGTTTCGCAAGAAAAGCATGCCCGGTTGGTCGTCACTGCGGGACCGGGTTGTGGCAAGACGCACACTGCAAGTGCGCGTGTGATCGAATTGGTGAAATCCGGTGTTAGCCCTGCAAGTATTCACTTGATTACCTTCACGCGTGTAGCTGCACAGGAAATCTCTGAAAGAGTCAAATCTGCCCTTGCCGATCAGGTGTATGGCGCAGGAATACAATGCTTTACGCTTGATTCTTTCGCATGGCATCTGATCGGTTCTATCGAAGACCAAGACACTTCGGGCGGGTTTGACAAGTCGATACTCCGTGCATCAGCCCTGCTTTCAGCTCGAGAACAAAGATTGCTCGACTGGGTTGGACGGATCGGTCACTTGGTTATTGACGAAGCTCAGGACGTTGTAGGGATCCGACAGAAACTCTCCATCCAGTTGATTGCCGCCTTGCCTGCATCAGTCGGCGTCACAGTGTTCGGAGATTGGGCACAGGCGATCTACGGAGCTTGGTCTGATCAAAACGCGAATGTCTCGCAACCCGCAAGCAATTTACACGCGCATATATTGGCATCTGAGGGCTGGAAGAAACTTGAGCTCAGCTTCAATCACCGCGCCGGTTCGGCAAAACTAAAGGCGTTCGCCCTCGACGCGCGAGCATGCCTCGGCAACATCGAATTGCAGGCCAAAGAACGATACCTTTTGGTGCGCGAATTGCTTGAGAACGCGGCGTCGACGCAAGGAGCAGATTTGCTGGATCGGCGGATTCCTTGGAGTTTTGACAACCTGATACTAACCCGAAGCCGAATGGCGGCAGAAGCGGCCTCTGCTAGGTTGTCCCTACGCGGCCGACCACACCGCCTGAAGCTGTCCGGTCACACTCACGTAGTCGAACCACTGATCGGCGCTATCTGTGCCGGCAAGACAGTCGGCGAACCGCTAACGCAGGGCGATGTCGAGCAACGAATTGAGGCGCTTTCTCCGGCACCCTTTGGCTGGACCCCAGATGAAGCCTTTGTTCTTCTGAAGAGCGTGGCCGGGACGGGCAAAGCTGCCCCACGACTAAGTGACATTATCGTCAAGATCGAACAGAGTCCCGTGCATATCACTCATGACTATATCGGACAATCAGGCCCTTTGATCGGCTCGGTTCATGGCGCAAAAGGCAAAGAAGCGGAAGACGTGTTCTTTCTGATGCCGCCGATCCCGAATTACGAAGACGTCGACTGGGACGAAGAAGCGCGAGTCCTCTTTGTTGCTGGAAGCCGTGCATCGAAACGACTTCATCTCGGAAGAACCCGTCAGGTTTTCGGCCGCGTGGAACAAGACGGAAGCAGGTGGATTTCCGGGCAGGATGGCGGACTGGCCCTTTCTGGGAGTGATGGTCTTACCCCACTGCCCGGTCGCGGCCCAGTAGACGCTATCTGGGGAGCAACTTTCGATCAGCCTCTCTGCACTTTCAGAAGAGAGAGCGTCACCTCTGAGTGGCAATTAGTGCTACAGAATGGCCATGCTGTCGCAACAGCAATTGATCCTCTCGCGATGAATCTCAACTATCTGGCAAATGAAGCGCTCAGTCTTCCCTTTGGATCCCTGAGAGTTGCGGGTGCGACTACCGTTGCGACAACGAGACGGGACGGGAAACCAATCGGGGTCGCGCTCCTGCCTGTCTTGCAGGGCACTGTCAGGAGCGGTTCCCAATCCAGTGAAAAGAGGATTACATGA